From one uncultured Paludibacter sp. genomic stretch:
- a CDS encoding Cation diffusion facilitator family transporter, translating to MSHENASVKSIVFALLANLGIAITKTVAAVLTASGAMLAEAIHSFADCGNQLLLFLGLKKSKQADDEKHPLGHGKEIYFWSFIVALILFSMGGMFSIYEGIHKLSTHEGLKSPLIAIVVLLVSIVLEGASLYGCITQINKVKRKNVSLLKWVKYTRKSELIVILGEDVAALFGLTLALIAVILAWYTGNPVFDAAGSIGIGVLLVIVSVFLGIKVKGLLIGQSADAETRYEIKSFLENRPEIEEILNVITLQLGVDIMVAIKAKMKDVSSTEKLVQNINACEKDLHKLNSSIKWVFFEPDIEK from the coding sequence ATGTCACACGAAAACGCTTCCGTAAAATCCATTGTGTTCGCTTTATTGGCAAATTTAGGAATCGCCATTACAAAAACCGTTGCAGCCGTATTAACCGCTTCGGGTGCGATGCTTGCCGAAGCCATTCACTCCTTTGCAGATTGCGGGAATCAACTTTTATTGTTTCTCGGACTTAAAAAATCAAAACAAGCGGATGACGAAAAACACCCGTTAGGACATGGGAAAGAAATTTACTTTTGGTCGTTTATTGTAGCGTTGATTTTGTTCAGTATGGGTGGAATGTTTTCCATTTATGAAGGAATTCACAAATTAAGCACACACGAAGGATTAAAAAGTCCGTTGATTGCAATTGTTGTATTGCTTGTAAGTATCGTCCTTGAAGGCGCTTCTCTTTACGGATGCATTACGCAAATCAATAAAGTAAAAAGAAAAAATGTTTCACTGCTGAAATGGGTAAAATATACCAGAAAAAGCGAGCTGATTGTGATATTAGGAGAAGATGTGGCGGCTTTATTCGGTCTTACGTTAGCTCTTATTGCTGTGATTTTAGCTTGGTACACGGGAAATCCGGTGTTTGATGCGGCAGGTAGTATTGGAATTGGCGTTCTTCTTGTAATAGTTTCTGTTTTTTTAGGTATTAAAGTAAAAGGGTTGCTTATTGGACAAAGCGCAGATGCCGAAACCCGATATGAAATAAAATCATTTTTGGAAAACAGACCTGAAATTGAAGAAATTTTGAACGTTATCACCTTGCAACTGGGGGTAGATATTATGGTAGCAATTAAGGCAAAAATGAAAGATGTTTCTTCCACCGAAAAATTGGTTCAAAATATTAATGCCTGCGAAAAAGACCTTCACAAACTAAATTCAAGTATTAAATGGGTGTTCTTTGAACCGGATATTGAAAAATAA
- a CDS encoding conserved exported hypothetical protein (Evidence 4 : Unknown function but conserved in other organisms), which produces MKKLFSTFLIVLIYSSLAFATNDNTGNKSKETTANNIVNVSENVNISGTIVDLKSNETLAGATILVDGKKYYSDLDGNFNLSSLALGKHHIAVEMISYKNAEMEIDAQKDTNIKIQLLQQ; this is translated from the coding sequence ATGAAAAAATTATTCAGTACATTTTTAATCGTTTTGATTTATTCGTCTTTAGCATTTGCAACTAATGATAACACAGGAAATAAATCAAAGGAAACAACAGCAAACAACATTGTGAATGTAAGCGAGAATGTAAATATTTCCGGAACAATTGTTGACTTAAAAAGCAATGAAACTTTGGCTGGTGCAACTATTTTAGTTGATGGGAAAAAATATTACTCCGATTTGGATGGTAATTTCAATCTGAGTTCATTAGCTCTTGGCAAACACCATATTGCGGTAGAAATGATTTCTTATAAAAACGCAGAAATGGAAATTGACGCTCAAAAGGACACAAATATTAAAATTCAACTTTTACAGCAGTAA
- a CDS encoding MORN repeat variant (3 repeats) produces MKKIILSLLMAVFALLTMAQNQPTTIIQTNGVYFTDATQNTLYTGEYKEYFDNGSLKLEMFVKDGRPDGAYIVYFPNGKPNEVRAYHNGEFHGLWRTYNEAGLLVAEAQYKNNKKDGTWRVWDDSGIMRYEMHYTDGKKTGTWYMWDEKGKLLSEKTY; encoded by the coding sequence ATGAAAAAGATAATATTGTCGTTGTTGATGGCTGTGTTTGCACTTTTAACAATGGCTCAAAACCAGCCCACGACTATTATTCAAACAAATGGAGTGTATTTTACCGATGCCACACAAAATACATTATACACAGGAGAGTATAAAGAATATTTTGACAACGGTTCCTTAAAATTAGAAATGTTTGTAAAAGACGGAAGACCTGATGGCGCCTACATTGTTTATTTCCCGAATGGAAAACCAAATGAAGTTCGTGCATATCATAACGGCGAGTTTCATGGATTATGGCGTACTTATAACGAAGCCGGTCTTTTGGTTGCCGAAGCTCAATATAAAAACAATAAAAAAGACGGAACTTGGCGTGTGTGGGACGATTCAGGCATAATGCGTTATGAAATGCATTACACCGATGGTAAAAAAACCGGAACCTGGTATATGTGGGATGAAAAAGGGAAATTATTATCTGAAAAAACATATTAA